In Hypanus sabinus isolate sHypSab1 chromosome 17, sHypSab1.hap1, whole genome shotgun sequence, the following proteins share a genomic window:
- the LOC132407142 gene encoding tapasin-related protein isoform X1 yields the protein MYFFAALGGNQLVGIIFTTVSLITADEVFQVIQTPQRTSLTVGENAIFSCTISSSEDTSNVNIYWWKLGEVNLIQPDSRKHIDSGEEKGSLQLLNISIADSGVYHCGIKFRGVDVANGSGSQLIVSASPTPLQILRNRGQPSTLFCNMAPFYPAGVTIVWYKNNKTISNGINTTQRLNNAGMYEASSTLHDAQLAQSGSVYTCLASHVTLKIPAMAIYLVPNFNPDRDAWTSTNFYLKVFGSTGFALTLFLLMVITRIPFRFISCRDR from the exons ATGTATTTCTTCGCAGCGCTCGGTGGTAACCAACTCGTGGGGATTATTTTCACCACAGTTTCCCTCA TTACTGCGGACGAAGTATTTCAAGTAATCCAAACCCCTCAACGTACCAGCTTAACCGTTGGTGAAAATGCCATTTTCAGCTGCACAATTTCCAGCTCTGAAGACACATCAAATGTCAACATTTACTGGTGGAAACTTGGCGAAGTAAATCTCATTCAACCAGATAGCAGGAAACAtattgacagtggggaagaaAAGGGCTCACTCCAGCTCCTGAATATCAGTATCGCCGACTCTGGAGTCTACCACTGCGGAATCAAATTCAGAGGAGTAGATGTGGCAAATGGGAGTGGATCACAGCTTATTGTCAGTG CTTCACCAACTCCTCTGCAAATTCTTAGAAATAGAGGACAGCCATCAACTCTCTTCTGTAATATGGCTCCATTTTACCCGGCAGGAGTGACTATTGTTTGGTATAAAAATAACAAAACCATTTCGAATGGAATAAATACTACTCAAAGGCTCAACAACGCCGGCATGTATGAAGCTTCTAGTACTCTTCATGACGCACAGCTTGCTCAGAGCGGTAGCGTTTACACATGTCTGGCATCTCACGTAACTCTGAAAATTCCAGCCATGGCAATTTATTTGGTTCCTAATTTCAATCCag ATCGAGACGCCTGGACCTCGACTAATTTTTATTTAAAGGTTTTTGGATCCACAGGGTTTGCACTGACACTCTTTCTTCTAATGGTCATTACCAGAATCCCGTTCAGGTTCATCAGCTGTCGAG
- the LOC132407116 gene encoding natural cytotoxicity triggering receptor 3 ligand 1-like, with amino-acid sequence MTAIFLLLFLSLSRIICSAAEEASITVTQMPERQIIWMGRSIIFHCIIPLTYDQSRIEVRWRKQGENEYLPNEVTGRKRLVSKNKGGGYFELLNATIQDSGIYQCVVMRDGKTIGEGKGSDLKVCAAPTPLTLSSRALRNSSATLVLVCETAEFYPRELNITWYKNGAPATSDINTFKQENTEELFKVSRFLQVKQSEVNGTVYICLVQHISLRTPAIAIYTVPNSYRELDGKFKIIWASGCAIGGMAILILLIIAGKKCIFMNQSKHGDTDTADHEDLVEENKILTYATVDTRNSNRKWEQKGEDEASYAQVKQESVREGLTYATVKLAESAKTEKLKTKISGSMNYYILKRMNTSCTFHFPYYVV; translated from the exons ATGACTGCAATATTTctgctcttgtttctgtctctctcaaGGATCATTTGCTCAG CTGCTGAAGAAGCTTCGATTACCGTGACACAGATGCCAGAGCGACAGATTATATGGATGGGACGAAGCATCATTTTCCATTGCATAATCCCTCTTACGTATGACCAGTCAAGAATTGAAGTTCGTTGGCGGAAGCAGGGGGAGAATGAATACCTACCAAATGAAGTTACTGGCAGGAAGAGATTAGTCAGCAAAAATAAAGGAGGGGGTTATTTTGAATTGCTGAACGCGACTATCCAGGATTCGGGAATCTATCAGTGCGTAGTCATGCGTGACGGAAAAACcattggagaaggaaaaggatcagaTCTAAAAGTGTGCG CTGCTCCAACTCCATTGACGCTTTCATCCAGGGCACTCAGGAACTCATCTGCGACTTTGGTACTTGTGTGTGAAACGGCTGAGTTTTACCCGAGAGAATTAAATATTACGTGGTATAAAAACGGTGCTCCAGCGACATCAGATATAAATACCTTTAAACAAGAAAATACTGAAGAGTTGTTTAAAGTTTCCCGTTTCTTGCAAGTAAAACAGTCAGAGGTGAACGGGACTGTTTACATATGTTTGGTGCAACATATCTCGCTAAGGACTCCTGCAATTGCTATCTACACCGTTCCCAATTCTTACCGAG AACTCGATGGCAAATTTAAAATCATCTGGGCTTCTGGATGCGCAATCGGTGGTATGGCAATTTTGATACTTCTAATTATCGCTGGCAAGAAGTGCATTTTCATGAATCAAA GTAAGCACGGAGATACTGATACTGCCGACCATGAAGATTTG GTTGAAGAGAATAAGATACTGACTTATGCTACTGTGGATACAAGAAATTCCAATCGGAAGTGGGAACAGAAAGGCGAAGATGAGGCATCGTACGCACAA GTAAAACAAGAGTCTGTGCGAGAAGGACTGACGTATGCTACGGTAAAATTGGCTGAATCAGCGAAAACAGAAAAGCTCAAGACAAAGA TTTCCGGCTCTATGAATTATTACATTTTAAAGCGGATGAATACTTCCTGTACTTTCCATTTCCCGTATTACGTTGTGTAA
- the LOC132407142 gene encoding uncharacterized protein LOC132407142 isoform X2: MYFFAALGGNQLVGIIFTTVSLITADEVFQVIQTPQRTSLTVGENAIFSCTISSSEDTSNVNIYWWKLGEVNLIQPDSRKHIDSGEEKGSLQLLNISIADSGVYHCGIKFRGVDVANGSGSQLIVSGVTIVWYKNNKTISNGINTTQRLNNAGMYEASSTLHDAQLAQSGSVYTCLASHVTLKIPAMAIYLVPNFNPDRDAWTSTNFYLKVFGSTGFALTLFLLMVITRIPFRFISCRDR; this comes from the exons ATGTATTTCTTCGCAGCGCTCGGTGGTAACCAACTCGTGGGGATTATTTTCACCACAGTTTCCCTCA TTACTGCGGACGAAGTATTTCAAGTAATCCAAACCCCTCAACGTACCAGCTTAACCGTTGGTGAAAATGCCATTTTCAGCTGCACAATTTCCAGCTCTGAAGACACATCAAATGTCAACATTTACTGGTGGAAACTTGGCGAAGTAAATCTCATTCAACCAGATAGCAGGAAACAtattgacagtggggaagaaAAGGGCTCACTCCAGCTCCTGAATATCAGTATCGCCGACTCTGGAGTCTACCACTGCGGAATCAAATTCAGAGGAGTAGATGTGGCAAATGGGAGTGGATCACAGCTTATTGTCAGTG GAGTGACTATTGTTTGGTATAAAAATAACAAAACCATTTCGAATGGAATAAATACTACTCAAAGGCTCAACAACGCCGGCATGTATGAAGCTTCTAGTACTCTTCATGACGCACAGCTTGCTCAGAGCGGTAGCGTTTACACATGTCTGGCATCTCACGTAACTCTGAAAATTCCAGCCATGGCAATTTATTTGGTTCCTAATTTCAATCCag ATCGAGACGCCTGGACCTCGACTAATTTTTATTTAAAGGTTTTTGGATCCACAGGGTTTGCACTGACACTCTTTCTTCTAATGGTCATTACCAGAATCCCGTTCAGGTTCATCAGCTGTCGAG